In Cupriavidus taiwanensis, the following proteins share a genomic window:
- a CDS encoding TnsA endonuclease N-terminal domain-containing protein has translation MPARKVVTRSPHRRVGRIACSWFQPTAIEYESLLERDFVRLALLDLRVSSISHQPFFVDLGDLGKYVPDFLLIGPHQKLVVEVKPEVYAASARNKPRLARAKEILLDRGYSFALATDKHIHKNGRHQRASILLRHARGQITAATLARIEEVATGHPDGIGIGNLAKTADVPLHAILHLVGRRRLRLNAMLGMGESDPVYPLGDDHVRVQT, from the coding sequence ATGCCTGCCAGAAAGGTAGTCACGCGCTCGCCGCATCGGCGAGTCGGGCGTATTGCGTGTTCATGGTTCCAGCCAACAGCGATCGAGTACGAAAGCCTCTTGGAGCGCGATTTCGTTCGACTCGCCCTCTTGGATCTGCGAGTCTCGTCGATTTCCCATCAGCCGTTCTTCGTTGACCTTGGAGATCTGGGCAAATACGTTCCCGACTTCCTGCTCATCGGTCCACATCAGAAGCTTGTCGTTGAGGTAAAGCCAGAAGTCTATGCGGCCAGTGCCAGGAACAAGCCACGGCTGGCACGAGCCAAGGAAATCTTGCTTGATCGTGGATACTCCTTCGCCCTCGCAACGGACAAGCACATTCACAAGAACGGCCGTCACCAACGTGCCAGCATCCTCTTACGACATGCGCGCGGTCAGATTACAGCCGCGACCTTGGCTCGAATTGAGGAAGTCGCGACCGGCCACCCTGACGGCATTGGCATTGGCAATTTGGCAAAGACAGCCGACGTGCCGCTGCACGCAATCCTTCACCTAGTTGGCCGCCGGCGCCTTCGATTGAATGCGATGCTAGGTATGGGTGAGTCCGACCCTGTATATCCACTCGGAGACGACCATGTCCGTGTACAGACTTGA
- a CDS encoding TniB family NTP-binding protein, producing the protein MSYSAKAIQVGVSISDIRIHHPAFKGALEGVGRIIQLGNNLRHPFGACIIAPSGAGKTLLIESVQRNECGWPYLRPQSVLVVSLKEAPTVAQIQEDLLASFDYVISPRTGRKTNAVLFNVLVAAIEQHDILLIVIDEFQHVFLSRKDEVRAAIVDWVKRLMSVTQRPVLLSGTEVLRSIERADPQLTTRIASIFTMPDLKNDENWRGVLGGFASATRDLVDLTVLTTHANLVFKATQGVMRTLKSLIMESAMIAIDAQRSAVERQHLQLAFQRLFGNGSTKDNPFD; encoded by the coding sequence ATGAGCTACAGCGCAAAAGCCATACAGGTCGGTGTCAGCATCAGCGACATTCGCATCCATCATCCAGCGTTCAAAGGTGCTCTAGAGGGTGTTGGCCGGATCATTCAGCTGGGAAACAACCTACGTCATCCATTCGGTGCCTGCATCATCGCGCCCTCTGGAGCCGGAAAAACTCTGCTCATCGAATCTGTTCAGAGAAATGAATGCGGTTGGCCATACCTACGGCCGCAAAGCGTGCTGGTTGTTTCGCTTAAGGAAGCTCCCACGGTGGCTCAAATCCAGGAGGATCTTCTGGCAAGCTTTGACTATGTCATTTCTCCTCGTACTGGACGAAAGACTAATGCAGTGCTCTTCAACGTCCTGGTGGCTGCGATCGAGCAGCACGACATCCTACTCATTGTCATTGACGAATTTCAGCACGTCTTTCTCTCGCGAAAGGATGAGGTGCGCGCCGCCATCGTCGATTGGGTCAAGCGACTGATGTCCGTAACTCAACGTCCCGTACTCCTTTCTGGGACGGAGGTGCTGCGTTCCATAGAACGGGCCGATCCGCAACTGACGACTCGAATCGCGTCCATTTTCACCATGCCAGATCTCAAGAACGATGAGAACTGGCGAGGTGTGTTAGGTGGCTTTGCATCCGCCACAAGAGACCTGGTGGATCTGACCGTCTTGACGACGCACGCAAACTTGGTCTTCAAAGCCACGCAGGGTGTTATGCGCACGTTGAAGTCGTTGATCATGGAAAGTGCAATGATCGCCATTGACGCTCAGCGTAGCGCGGTGGAACGACAACATCTTCAACTTGCCTTCCAACGCTTATTCGGCAACGGCTCTACCAAGGACAATCCCTTTGACTGA
- a CDS encoding phage integrase family protein, whose amino-acid sequence MSPQTLLAPMESDDGNRQQPVECQSDHETPPSIVSDGVRRRLCQQHFAVYRGYLEGLPIEELVDRYLEPAEVVSPREALRAIRDEISMAAARLGRHKAVKLLRGSLHSSHAVPAGAKGLPTLEEFRARFDPDGALGEMDLLISYREAYDPISQDDDAVRRTRRQSDIRRRQFTALNELAKVLAESPLTRHQLAGWVEWIGPRVAERLAKASLNTVGELVDYINMHGYLWFKRVPRLGEKTAQRLVCWLDRHADTIERSLTLVGRRPLRSLGPTELAAQRTPNTGVAPLEFYRPPAALDGTAGSNRAPAELNRIGASNDYDAIRLWAGLEGTSAHTQRARRKEAERFLQWAIIEQGKPLSSLTTGDVAAYVKFLADPQPSERWVATRRIPRWHADWRPFDGPLSTASQATSFAILSSMCTWLARQRYLYTNPFDGAPKPQAAVKDPRQRSLSRQQWSDLLNHGLPAVPEEARPRARFALWLAYGTGLRLAELTCARLGDLQHCAFDDTQQGAWMLKVVGRRQRVRYEPFPPALFDALVVYLASRGLSAAPASWPAEAPLLASLSGETPLTHGAVAALYKSIFTRAFDARTKEGTSGSPQLRRASVHWLRHTHGCHAAEAETPAEFIGANLGHASLASTAAYLHADYRRQLKEVEKLLSDYETDEALLT is encoded by the coding sequence ATGTCCCCTCAAACGCTTCTCGCTCCAATGGAATCGGATGATGGTAACAGGCAACAGCCGGTCGAATGCCAGAGCGACCACGAGACCCCACCGAGCATCGTATCGGATGGCGTCCGGCGAAGGCTGTGTCAGCAGCATTTCGCAGTCTATCGCGGGTACCTAGAAGGCTTGCCAATAGAAGAGCTTGTCGACCGATACTTAGAGCCGGCGGAGGTCGTGTCTCCCCGCGAGGCACTGCGCGCCATTCGTGACGAAATTTCCATGGCGGCTGCGCGCTTGGGGCGACACAAGGCGGTAAAGCTACTGCGAGGGTCGCTTCATAGTTCGCATGCCGTCCCGGCAGGGGCAAAAGGGCTACCAACGTTGGAGGAATTCCGCGCGCGCTTTGATCCGGATGGGGCACTGGGCGAAATGGATTTGCTTATCAGCTATCGCGAAGCGTATGACCCCATTTCACAAGATGACGACGCTGTACGCCGCACACGCCGACAATCGGACATACGACGGCGTCAGTTTACCGCTTTAAATGAATTGGCCAAGGTTCTCGCCGAGTCACCGTTGACACGGCATCAACTGGCTGGCTGGGTCGAATGGATTGGTCCACGCGTGGCGGAGCGACTTGCGAAAGCTTCCCTCAATACGGTGGGCGAGCTGGTCGACTACATCAATATGCACGGGTATCTCTGGTTCAAGCGGGTGCCACGGTTAGGCGAGAAAACCGCTCAGCGCCTCGTCTGCTGGCTAGACCGGCATGCTGACACCATTGAGCGCTCCCTCACACTCGTCGGGCGTCGGCCTCTGCGTAGCCTTGGGCCCACGGAATTAGCCGCACAACGTACCCCTAACACCGGGGTGGCACCACTAGAATTCTACCGGCCTCCGGCCGCGCTCGATGGCACCGCCGGCTCCAACCGCGCGCCAGCAGAACTGAACCGAATTGGCGCCAGCAACGACTACGACGCTATCCGGCTCTGGGCAGGCCTCGAAGGAACCAGCGCCCACACCCAGCGTGCGCGGCGTAAAGAAGCGGAGCGCTTCCTGCAGTGGGCAATCATCGAGCAAGGAAAGCCCCTGTCATCACTAACGACCGGCGATGTGGCCGCCTATGTCAAATTCCTCGCTGATCCGCAGCCGTCCGAGCGCTGGGTCGCCACGCGACGGATACCGCGCTGGCACGCTGACTGGCGTCCCTTTGATGGGCCGCTTTCAACGGCCAGCCAAGCTACGTCATTTGCGATACTCAGCAGTATGTGCACCTGGCTCGCGCGTCAGCGCTACCTCTACACCAACCCGTTTGATGGGGCCCCGAAACCTCAAGCCGCAGTGAAGGACCCGCGGCAGCGTAGTTTGAGCCGCCAGCAGTGGAGCGATCTTCTGAACCACGGCCTGCCTGCAGTTCCGGAGGAAGCTCGCCCACGGGCGAGATTCGCGCTATGGCTCGCCTATGGTACCGGCCTACGCCTCGCCGAGCTCACGTGCGCTCGCCTGGGCGACCTACAGCACTGCGCATTTGATGATACTCAGCAGGGTGCCTGGATGCTTAAGGTAGTGGGCAGGCGACAAAGAGTACGGTATGAGCCGTTCCCTCCGGCGCTCTTCGACGCGTTGGTCGTATATCTGGCCAGTCGGGGGCTAAGCGCCGCGCCTGCGTCATGGCCGGCCGAAGCGCCGCTACTGGCGTCGCTTTCAGGCGAGACTCCGCTTACCCACGGCGCAGTGGCTGCGCTCTATAAGAGCATCTTTACGCGGGCGTTTGATGCACGCACAAAAGAGGGCACCAGCGGTAGCCCGCAACTGCGCCGGGCCAGCGTGCACTGGTTGCGCCATACACACGGCTGCCACGCGGCCGAAGCGGAAACGCCGGCCGAATTCATAGGGGCCAATCTTGGGCATGCCAGTCTGGCCTCTACAGCGGCTTACCTCCACGCCGACTATAGACGCCAGTTGAAGGAAGTCGAAAAACTTCTCTCCGATTATGAGACTGATGAGGCGCTGCTCACGTAG
- a CDS encoding Bug family tripartite tricarboxylate transporter substrate binding protein: protein MDRNTHIPRALCAAVLGLACCAGAGTAVAQAYPAQPIRMVVPYAPGGTTDIIARQLAQRMSEKLRQPVVVENKSGANTVIGADAVARAQPDGYTLLLTNDATFVLNPVVLPSVSYNVARDFAPVAAIGYVPLVMAVSGSLPVDSVKELAAYAKARPQALSYGSFGAGSQPHLMGALFNKLAGTDLVHVPYKGSAPAVADVVGGQILMTFPALPTIQSFVAAKKLKVLAVSGDKRTRALPQVPTFEEAGYKEMNISAVYGVLAPAKVPRAVVDKLNATIGEILDEQDFVEKHFAAQGMVPMKLTPEQFARYIETQTQQTRKVVALSGIRVE, encoded by the coding sequence ATGGACCGGAACACCCACATCCCTCGCGCACTGTGCGCCGCCGTGCTCGGCCTGGCCTGCTGCGCCGGCGCAGGCACCGCCGTGGCACAGGCCTATCCCGCACAGCCGATCCGCATGGTGGTGCCCTACGCGCCCGGCGGCACGACCGACATCATCGCCAGGCAACTGGCCCAGCGCATGTCCGAAAAGCTGCGCCAGCCAGTGGTGGTGGAGAACAAGAGCGGCGCCAACACCGTGATCGGCGCCGACGCGGTCGCCAGGGCGCAGCCCGACGGCTACACGCTGCTGCTGACCAACGACGCCACCTTCGTGCTCAATCCGGTGGTGCTGCCATCGGTGTCCTACAACGTCGCGCGCGATTTCGCGCCGGTGGCGGCGATCGGCTACGTGCCGCTGGTGATGGCGGTATCGGGCAGCCTGCCGGTGGACAGCGTGAAGGAGCTGGCGGCTTATGCCAAGGCCCGCCCGCAGGCGCTCAGCTACGGCTCGTTCGGTGCCGGCAGCCAGCCGCACCTGATGGGCGCGCTGTTCAACAAGCTGGCCGGCACGGACCTCGTGCACGTGCCGTACAAGGGCTCGGCGCCCGCGGTCGCCGATGTCGTTGGCGGACAGATCCTGATGACGTTCCCGGCGCTGCCGACGATCCAGAGCTTCGTCGCGGCGAAGAAGCTCAAGGTGCTGGCGGTCAGCGGCGACAAGCGCACGCGCGCATTGCCGCAGGTCCCCACCTTCGAAGAGGCCGGCTACAAGGAGATGAATATCTCCGCGGTCTATGGCGTGCTGGCGCCGGCCAAGGTGCCGCGCGCGGTGGTCGACAAGCTCAATGCCACCATCGGCGAAATCCTCGACGAACAGGATTTCGTGGAGAAGCACTTCGCGGCGCAGGGGATGGTGCCGATGAAGCTGACCCCGGAACAGTTTGCGCGCTACATCGAAACGCAGACGCAGCAGACGCGCAAGGTGGTGGCGTTGTCGGGGATCAGGGTCGAGTAG
- the ycaC gene encoding isochorismate family cysteine hydrolase YcaC codes for MSKTYKRLDKSQAAVLMVDHQAGLLSLVRDIEPDKFKNNVLAMADLARYFKLPTILTTSFEDGPNGPLVPELKAMFPDAPFIPRPGQINAWDNEDFVKAVKATGKKQLLIAGVVTEVCVAFPALSAIEEGYDVFVVTDASGTFNEVTRESAWRRMAEAGAQLMTWFGVACELHRDWRNDIEGLGTLFSNHIPDYRNLITAYTTVKGGK; via the coding sequence ATGAGCAAGACCTACAAGCGTCTGGACAAGAGCCAGGCAGCGGTACTGATGGTGGATCACCAGGCCGGCCTGCTGTCGCTGGTGCGCGACATCGAACCGGACAAGTTCAAGAACAACGTTCTCGCCATGGCGGATCTGGCCAGATATTTCAAGCTGCCGACGATCCTGACCACCAGCTTCGAGGACGGGCCCAACGGGCCGCTGGTGCCGGAACTGAAGGCGATGTTCCCCGATGCGCCGTTTATTCCGCGCCCCGGGCAGATCAACGCGTGGGACAACGAGGACTTCGTCAAGGCGGTGAAGGCAACCGGCAAGAAGCAGCTGCTGATCGCCGGGGTGGTGACCGAAGTCTGCGTGGCGTTTCCGGCATTGTCGGCGATCGAAGAAGGCTACGATGTGTTCGTCGTGACCGATGCATCCGGGACCTTCAATGAGGTGACGCGCGAATCGGCGTGGCGCCGCATGGCCGAGGCCGGCGCCCAACTGATGACGTGGTTCGGCGTTGCCTGCGAGCTTCATCGCGACTGGCGCAACGACATCGAGGGGCTGGGGACCTTGTTCTCCAACCATATTCCCGACTATCGGAACCTGATTACGGCGTACACCACCGTGAAGGGCGGCAAATAA
- a CDS encoding TniQ family protein, translated as MSPFPKQEEIALGEDGMGYALRMATMNGLTFHDLARHLASPGHLSLPASSINAIAFMFGCPPEPLRNAFVVRHFRGGSQAAYFLGHLFLKTYLLRQARPQLCPVCVRLHGRARAAWSVSLLTACVFHGVRLIDRCVCSRPILWRRPSIDLCECGLRLTDEHQGARPADTRELSVSGQIEYLLGSGHVDVSAPSINTFPEGFCNVSIDTFVRLIWIFGIVDDMQIDEHPKSTNRRLQTVDASVVACLAYERLSAAISSSYPARRMRLVGKALCNLYDDVTTPADATLISSLGSRLQVLSASPSIPRLVKKNRQFSLFEDDHDPIP; from the coding sequence ATGAGTCCGTTTCCTAAGCAAGAAGAAATTGCACTCGGCGAAGATGGAATGGGATACGCCTTGCGGATGGCGACCATGAATGGGCTCACGTTTCATGACCTGGCACGACATCTTGCATCGCCAGGTCATCTTTCACTTCCCGCGAGCTCAATCAACGCCATCGCCTTCATGTTTGGCTGTCCACCTGAACCGCTGCGAAATGCCTTTGTAGTTCGTCATTTCCGCGGTGGGAGCCAAGCCGCGTACTTCCTTGGCCACCTGTTCTTGAAAACCTATCTGCTGCGACAGGCCCGCCCGCAACTTTGTCCAGTTTGCGTGCGACTTCATGGTCGAGCTCGCGCTGCGTGGTCCGTTTCGCTCTTGACCGCATGCGTCTTTCATGGGGTTCGCCTCATTGATCGGTGCGTGTGCTCGCGACCAATCCTATGGAGGCGACCAAGCATCGATCTTTGCGAATGCGGACTACGACTGACTGACGAACACCAAGGCGCGAGACCAGCAGATACTCGCGAGTTGTCGGTGAGCGGTCAAATCGAGTACTTGCTTGGATCTGGTCACGTTGATGTGTCCGCGCCGTCTATCAACACGTTCCCGGAGGGCTTTTGCAACGTGAGTATCGACACGTTTGTCCGATTGATCTGGATCTTCGGAATCGTAGACGACATGCAAATTGATGAGCACCCGAAAAGCACTAATCGAAGACTACAGACCGTCGACGCGAGTGTCGTCGCGTGCCTGGCTTACGAGCGACTGTCGGCGGCAATCTCGAGTTCGTACCCTGCGCGGCGAATGCGGCTTGTCGGCAAGGCCCTTTGCAATCTTTACGATGACGTCACTACACCAGCCGACGCAACGCTGATCTCTTCTCTCGGTTCCCGCCTACAAGTACTCTCCGCTTCGCCGTCCATACCTAGATTGGTCAAGAAGAATCGACAGTTTTCCTTATTCGAGGATGATCATGACCCGATTCCGTAG
- a CDS encoding Mu transposase C-terminal domain-containing protein, which produces MKISKLSADILEGKLTVVRDADTPMMSMQRRPDRALMCSSTLPERYKADLERKYAYVRHMRKIGLTKGQRSRISDAIISCSILLNDDDPPKDSVVMQWMRDYEMSGENPASLVSKNVKRRTSKRLRRDIRLVVEQILTKHYFVKNGCSMRTAHDRVIEALSQANAESQTPADPEVSLSTVRRIILETSPFDRDRIRLGAARARAKWRYSKPGQASTRPLERVEIDHTLMDATVIDDRFILPLGRPVITLIVCTYSGYILGFFISFEGETVGRMVQCIKIAIQPKDKITAVHSLSNAWHAMGGWETLCLDNSLAGHTSPFQHIAMDLGMDLEYCPVRMPWFKPSVERCLGELTRQLPANGRPRKPGLGPDPFNPNEDACITFSDLCYGILKWIVDVHPFEINERKLARPIDLFLEGLDSCPPPTLLDNTTCLDVMAGVGTTATVDHGGIVRQYLRYTNDELVSLRREIGVNFKANVKYDPYNLGHVYLQDPRTGSWITVGARDEEYASGLTLTQHKLIRRAAGNKLTLRNAETALRKARLELQDHWANAIRGGKRLKKSSRDLGLLQGLSSVSWPHHPGNQAPMHVVTDDDPAVAEAAIPSFEVFTGVQP; this is translated from the coding sequence ATGAAGATCTCCAAGCTTTCGGCGGATATCCTGGAGGGGAAGCTGACGGTCGTTCGAGACGCCGATACGCCGATGATGAGCATGCAACGTCGGCCTGACCGGGCACTGATGTGCAGTTCGACCCTACCGGAGCGGTATAAGGCAGATCTCGAGCGCAAATACGCTTATGTAAGACACATGCGAAAAATCGGCCTTACAAAAGGGCAACGTTCTCGCATCTCGGACGCCATTATCTCGTGCTCCATCCTACTTAATGACGACGATCCGCCAAAAGATTCAGTGGTTATGCAATGGATGCGCGACTACGAGATGAGCGGAGAAAATCCGGCTAGTTTGGTTTCAAAAAATGTAAAACGCCGCACGTCGAAAAGGCTTCGCCGCGACATCAGACTCGTTGTCGAGCAAATTCTTACGAAGCACTACTTCGTTAAGAATGGTTGCTCCATGCGAACAGCTCATGATCGAGTCATCGAAGCGCTTAGTCAGGCCAATGCCGAATCGCAAACGCCTGCCGATCCCGAAGTCAGCCTGTCTACTGTCCGCCGTATCATTCTCGAGACATCCCCATTCGACCGAGACAGAATCCGCTTGGGAGCGGCAAGGGCTCGGGCCAAATGGCGGTATTCAAAGCCCGGCCAGGCCTCAACGCGCCCACTTGAACGGGTCGAGATAGATCACACGTTGATGGACGCGACCGTCATTGACGATAGATTCATTCTACCGCTAGGCCGGCCAGTTATTACATTGATCGTATGTACATATAGCGGCTACATCCTTGGATTTTTCATTTCCTTTGAAGGCGAGACTGTCGGGCGAATGGTCCAGTGCATCAAGATCGCCATACAACCCAAAGACAAGATTACAGCAGTACATTCACTGTCTAACGCATGGCACGCTATGGGCGGGTGGGAAACCCTTTGCTTGGACAACAGCCTCGCAGGTCATACTTCGCCTTTTCAGCACATAGCAATGGACCTCGGAATGGACCTTGAGTACTGTCCAGTCCGTATGCCTTGGTTCAAACCTAGTGTTGAGCGGTGCCTTGGAGAACTGACCCGTCAATTACCCGCAAACGGTCGTCCAAGGAAGCCTGGATTGGGACCGGACCCGTTCAATCCCAATGAGGATGCGTGCATAACATTCAGCGATCTCTGCTACGGCATCCTCAAGTGGATCGTTGACGTACATCCGTTCGAAATAAACGAACGGAAGTTGGCGCGGCCAATCGACCTCTTCCTGGAGGGTCTTGATAGTTGCCCGCCGCCAACATTGCTAGACAACACGACGTGTCTTGATGTTATGGCCGGCGTAGGCACGACCGCAACGGTGGATCATGGTGGAATCGTGCGCCAATACCTGCGATACACAAACGACGAGCTGGTATCCCTTCGAAGGGAAATCGGGGTGAATTTCAAGGCCAACGTCAAGTATGACCCATACAATCTGGGGCACGTCTATCTCCAAGATCCCCGTACCGGCAGCTGGATCACCGTGGGAGCGCGGGATGAAGAGTACGCCTCTGGCCTGACGCTCACACAGCATAAGCTTATTCGAAGGGCTGCGGGCAATAAGCTCACATTACGTAACGCGGAGACAGCCCTAAGAAAGGCGCGGCTGGAACTCCAAGACCACTGGGCGAACGCTATCCGTGGTGGAAAGAGGCTCAAGAAGAGCTCACGCGACTTAGGCCTCCTTCAGGGCCTAAGTTCTGTTTCGTGGCCACACCATCCCGGAAATCAAGCGCCAATGCATGTCGTCACCGACGATGACCCAGCGGTAGCAGAAGCGGCAATCCCGAGTTTTGAAGTCTTCACCGGAGTTCAGCCATGA
- the leuD gene encoding 3-isopropylmalate dehydratase small subunit has product MKAFTTLDGLVAPLDRANVDTDAILPKQFLKSVRRSGFGPYLFDEWRYLDHGEPGQDCSTRPLNPDFVLNQPRYRGASILLARENFGCGSSREHAPWALEDFGLRALIAPSFADIFHNNCLKNGLLPIVAAPEVVDRLFAEVAATPGYRLKVDLATQQVITPAGDVVPFMLDPFKQHCLLNGLDDIALALRHAAQIDAYEQARRQREPWLFN; this is encoded by the coding sequence ATGAAAGCCTTTACCACCCTCGATGGTCTGGTCGCGCCGCTGGACCGCGCCAATGTCGATACCGATGCCATCCTGCCCAAGCAGTTCCTGAAATCCGTCCGGCGCAGCGGCTTTGGGCCCTACCTGTTCGACGAATGGCGCTACCTCGACCACGGCGAGCCCGGGCAGGACTGCAGCACGCGGCCGCTGAACCCGGATTTCGTGCTGAACCAGCCGCGCTATCGCGGCGCGTCGATCCTGCTGGCGCGCGAGAACTTCGGCTGCGGCTCCTCGCGCGAGCATGCGCCGTGGGCGCTGGAAGACTTCGGCCTGCGCGCGCTGATCGCGCCCAGCTTTGCCGACATCTTCCACAACAACTGCCTGAAGAACGGCCTGCTGCCGATCGTGGCGGCGCCAGAGGTGGTCGACCGCCTGTTTGCCGAAGTGGCTGCCACGCCGGGCTACCGGCTGAAGGTAGACCTGGCCACGCAGCAAGTCATCACGCCGGCCGGTGACGTGGTCCCTTTCATGCTCGACCCGTTCAAGCAGCATTGCCTGCTCAACGGGCTGGACGATATCGCCCTCGCGCTGCGCCATGCCGCGCAGATCGACGCGTACGAACAAGCGCGGCGGCAGCGCGAACCCTGGTTGTTCAACTGA